A region from the Pseudonocardia petroleophila genome encodes:
- a CDS encoding class I SAM-dependent methyltransferase has product MTSYDVLAEVYEWLISDAKSTPPEFAAAFADVTRLLPANARVLDCSCGTGHLAVGLAGLGMQVVATDASAAMVRRTAELSEEFGASVRTVRADWEELPDHFDDATFDMVFCVGNSLHHAVGARGRRAALESMSRLLRRGGRVVLTSRNWELVRARGSRLDIGDRLVRRNGRDAVVVYRWEIAPQWEDEHRIEIAVAQVDASEQVLVRSELLSCWPCRHDDLDVELRRAGLRTESSTFDPEAENYTVVASRI; this is encoded by the coding sequence GTGACGAGCTATGACGTGCTCGCCGAGGTGTACGAGTGGCTCATCTCGGACGCGAAGTCGACGCCCCCCGAGTTCGCGGCGGCGTTCGCCGACGTCACCCGTCTCCTTCCGGCGAACGCCCGGGTCCTCGACTGTTCGTGCGGCACCGGGCACCTCGCGGTCGGCCTCGCCGGTCTCGGCATGCAGGTCGTCGCGACCGACGCCAGTGCAGCGATGGTTCGTCGGACCGCAGAGCTGTCCGAGGAGTTCGGGGCATCCGTCCGGACGGTGCGGGCGGACTGGGAGGAGCTGCCCGACCACTTCGATGACGCCACCTTCGACATGGTGTTCTGCGTGGGGAACTCGCTGCACCACGCCGTGGGCGCGAGAGGCAGGCGTGCCGCCCTGGAGTCGATGTCCCGGCTGCTGCGCCGTGGCGGACGCGTGGTGCTCACCTCCCGCAACTGGGAGCTCGTGAGGGCGAGGGGTTCCCGGCTGGACATCGGCGATCGGCTCGTCCGCCGGAACGGCCGCGATGCCGTCGTCGTCTACCGCTGGGAGATCGCGCCGCAGTGGGAGGACGAACACCGCATCGAGATCGCGGTCGCGCAGGTCGATGCCTCCGAGCAGGTCCTCGTCCGCTCGGAACTGCTGTCGTGCTGGCCCTGTCGACACGACGACCTCGACGTCGAGCTGCGCCGGGCCGGACTCCGCACGGAGAGCAGCACGTTCGACCCGGAGGCCGAGAACTACACGGTGGTGGCGAGCAGGATCTGA
- a CDS encoding acyltransferase family protein, which translates to MTSTGPAPAVPGPAVATQRRFRPELQGLRAVAVALVVVYHVWFNRVSGGVDVFFVITGFLLTGQLLRSTERAAVPVLRQWARTLGRLLPAALIVLLGTVVGGALVLPESRWLQAVREVVASSLFLQNWQLAADSVDYAAQNDVASVVQHFWSLSIQVQVMLAAPVLMVLVVAAARGAGASPRRYLTYLLGGVFAASLAFSVVLTAADQPFAYFHTATRLWEFAFGGLLALVIDRVRLSAWLRVRLGWTGLVGLVSCGLLLQVDAVFPGYAALWPTTCAALVLLAGDTGSRAGADRILASAPLRRLGDLSYSLYLWHWPLLVLALVWTRQEQLGLGAGLTVIAVALALSVVTERIVQLPKDPFRVAVAGLAVVLAVTASWQLVALSRTSTDAVLGSDLHPGASGGDVPEADLLPTPAGVTDDWVRVENWDCAPLARFDWNACRLPVAEEPQRRIVLVGDSHVQQFAGALVPIAERAGWQLITMVYGACPFSTVSEVYPDEQVCLDWNEAAAAEIADLQPDAVVTLASRDVRAGLTEQTPDGFVQRWQQLADLGIPVLAVRDNPRFDHSPADCIQQVGRGAVECGIARAEVYAPDPPYAVRTDVPENVTFLDIADAVCDDALCPAERGNVLVYMDDNHLTATYATSMAPLLEDRIRGSLGW; encoded by the coding sequence ATGACGAGCACCGGACCCGCACCCGCGGTGCCCGGGCCCGCCGTCGCGACGCAGCGCCGGTTCCGCCCCGAACTGCAGGGTCTGCGCGCGGTCGCGGTCGCGCTCGTCGTCGTCTACCACGTCTGGTTCAACCGGGTCTCCGGCGGCGTCGACGTCTTCTTCGTCATCACCGGCTTCCTGCTCACCGGCCAGCTGCTGCGCTCGACCGAGCGCGCCGCGGTGCCGGTGCTGCGGCAGTGGGCGCGCACGCTGGGGCGGCTGCTGCCCGCCGCCCTGATCGTGCTGCTGGGCACGGTCGTCGGCGGTGCGCTGGTGCTGCCGGAGTCGCGGTGGCTGCAGGCGGTGCGGGAGGTCGTGGCGTCGTCGCTGTTCCTGCAGAACTGGCAGCTGGCGGCCGACTCCGTCGACTACGCGGCGCAGAACGACGTCGCCAGCGTCGTGCAGCACTTCTGGTCGCTGTCGATCCAGGTGCAGGTCATGCTGGCCGCCCCCGTGCTGATGGTGCTCGTCGTGGCCGCGGCCCGCGGGGCGGGCGCCTCCCCCCGCCGGTACCTGACGTACCTGCTGGGCGGTGTGTTCGCCGCGTCGCTGGCGTTCTCGGTCGTGCTCACCGCGGCCGACCAGCCCTTCGCCTACTTCCACACGGCGACGCGGCTGTGGGAGTTCGCGTTCGGCGGCCTGCTCGCGCTGGTCATCGACCGCGTCCGCCTCTCGGCGTGGCTGCGGGTGCGGCTGGGCTGGACCGGGCTGGTCGGGTTGGTGTCGTGCGGCCTGCTCCTGCAGGTCGACGCGGTGTTCCCCGGCTACGCGGCGCTGTGGCCGACGACGTGCGCCGCGCTCGTGCTCCTGGCGGGCGACACCGGGTCGCGCGCCGGCGCCGACCGGATCCTCGCCAGTGCGCCGCTGCGCCGTCTGGGGGACCTCAGCTACTCCCTCTACCTGTGGCACTGGCCCCTGCTCGTGCTGGCGCTCGTGTGGACCCGCCAGGAGCAGCTCGGGCTCGGGGCGGGCCTCACCGTCATCGCCGTCGCACTGGCCCTCTCGGTGGTCACCGAGCGGATCGTGCAGCTCCCGAAGGACCCGTTCCGGGTGGCCGTCGCCGGGCTCGCCGTGGTGCTGGCGGTCACCGCGAGCTGGCAGCTGGTCGCCCTCTCGCGCACGTCGACCGACGCGGTGCTGGGCAGCGACCTGCATCCGGGCGCATCGGGCGGCGACGTGCCGGAGGCCGACCTGCTCCCGACGCCCGCGGGCGTCACCGACGACTGGGTGCGCGTCGAGAACTGGGACTGCGCACCGCTCGCCCGCTTCGACTGGAACGCGTGCCGGCTTCCCGTCGCCGAGGAACCGCAGCGGCGCATCGTGCTGGTGGGCGACTCCCACGTGCAGCAGTTCGCGGGCGCGCTCGTGCCGATCGCCGAACGGGCCGGCTGGCAGCTCATCACCATGGTCTACGGCGCCTGCCCCTTCTCCACGGTGTCCGAGGTGTACCCCGACGAGCAGGTGTGCCTCGACTGGAACGAGGCCGCGGCCGCGGAGATCGCCGACCTGCAGCCGGACGCGGTCGTCACCCTGGCCAGCCGCGACGTCCGCGCCGGGCTCACCGAGCAGACGCCGGACGGGTTCGTGCAGCGCTGGCAGCAGCTCGCCGACCTCGGGATCCCGGTGCTGGCCGTCCGCGACAACCCGCGCTTCGACCACTCCCCCGCCGACTGCATCCAGCAGGTCGGGCGGGGAGCGGTCGAGTGCGGGATCGCGCGGGCCGAGGTGTACGCCCCCGACCCGCCGTACGCGGTGCGCACCGACGTGCCGGAGAACGTCACGTTCCTCGACATCGCCGACGCCGTCTGCGACGACGCCCTGTGCCCGGCCGAGCGCGGCAACGTGCTGGTCTACATGGACGACAACCACCTGACCGCCACGTACGCCACGTCGATGGCCCCGCTGCTGGAGGACCGCATCCGCGGCTCGCTGGGCTGGTAG
- a CDS encoding transglycosylase SLT domain-containing protein yields MAGHRSPQGTRARRAPSGSARHHAAERPAPTGPSLRNTVVASAAAVGAVATGTFTALLPTPGDSATSAGAAETIDATLVSADSAFIADLPAAATGMLAPVSFETATTDGAEIADLAFLDKAQVMAQELAERQAEEQRIAAERAELEAVIAQGGLDAWIAEALDILDLPQSLAPSVHNIIMKESGGNPRAINNWDSNARAGTPSQGLMQTIPSTFRHYVHPSLADQPITHPVANITAGIRYMIDTYGLDTLEAGGRTNSSGGYVGY; encoded by the coding sequence GTGGCTGGACACCGTTCCCCGCAGGGCACGCGCGCGCGTCGCGCCCCCTCGGGCTCCGCGCGACACCACGCGGCCGAGCGCCCCGCCCCCACGGGCCCGTCGCTGCGCAACACCGTGGTCGCCTCCGCCGCCGCGGTCGGCGCCGTCGCCACCGGCACCTTCACCGCCCTGCTCCCCACCCCCGGCGACTCGGCCACCTCCGCCGGCGCCGCCGAGACCATCGACGCCACGCTCGTCTCGGCCGACTCGGCGTTCATCGCCGACCTGCCCGCCGCGGCCACCGGGATGCTCGCCCCGGTCTCCTTCGAGACCGCCACCACCGACGGCGCCGAGATCGCCGACCTCGCCTTCCTCGACAAGGCGCAGGTGATGGCCCAGGAGCTGGCCGAGCGCCAGGCCGAGGAGCAGCGCATCGCCGCGGAGCGCGCCGAGCTCGAGGCCGTGATCGCGCAGGGCGGCCTCGACGCCTGGATCGCCGAGGCCCTCGACATCCTCGACCTGCCGCAGTCGCTCGCCCCGTCGGTCCACAACATCATCATGAAGGAGTCGGGCGGCAACCCCCGCGCGATCAACAACTGGGACTCCAACGCCCGCGCGGGCACGCCGTCGCAGGGCCTCATGCAGACGATCCCGTCGACCTTCCGGCACTACGTGCACCCGAGCCTGGCCGACCAGCCGATCACGCACCCGGTCGCGAACATCACCGCCGGCATCCGGTACATGATCGACACCTACGGCCTCGACACCCTCGAGGCGGGCGGGCGCACCAACTCCTCCGGCGGGTACGTCGGCTACTGA
- a CDS encoding YlbL family protein: MSRRMLTVVAATLLALSLGVIGATLPVPFVALGPGPTYDTLGDYEGAPIIDVADLPTYPTSGHLNMTTVSVTDKLSLFTALAFWLSPERRLVPREPIFPSDRTTQEVQDENAAQFTSSELNAVSAALHELGTPASVVVVGVVPDSPADGLLELQDQIVSVDGVPVTTAEAVTEQLGGSLPGQTASLVIRRAGEELTVPVVLGTRPDRPQGFLGITPGLGPLPDTDVTISLGGIGGPSAGLMFALGVVDKLTPGELTGGTFVAGTGSIGPSGAVSAIDGVPFKMIAAREVGATVFLVPAANCEEAVATAPDGLTLVRVDTLDDAVGSLDALRDGAPTPAC, from the coding sequence GTGAGTCGTCGCATGCTGACCGTCGTGGCCGCCACCCTGCTGGCGCTGTCCCTCGGCGTGATCGGCGCGACGCTGCCGGTGCCGTTCGTCGCGCTGGGCCCCGGCCCGACCTACGACACGCTCGGCGACTACGAGGGCGCCCCGATCATCGACGTCGCCGACCTGCCGACGTACCCGACGTCCGGGCACCTCAACATGACGACGGTGTCGGTGACCGACAAGCTCTCCCTGTTCACGGCGCTGGCCTTCTGGCTGTCCCCGGAGCGGCGGCTGGTGCCCCGCGAGCCGATCTTCCCGTCGGACCGGACGACGCAGGAGGTCCAGGACGAGAACGCGGCCCAGTTCACGTCGTCGGAGCTCAACGCGGTGTCCGCCGCGCTCCACGAGCTCGGGACGCCCGCGTCCGTGGTCGTCGTCGGCGTCGTCCCCGACTCGCCGGCCGACGGCCTGCTGGAGCTGCAGGACCAGATCGTCAGCGTCGACGGCGTGCCGGTGACCACGGCCGAGGCGGTCACCGAGCAGCTCGGCGGGTCGCTGCCGGGCCAGACCGCGTCGCTGGTGATCCGGCGGGCGGGCGAGGAGCTGACGGTGCCGGTCGTCCTCGGGACCCGGCCGGACCGGCCGCAGGGGTTCCTGGGCATCACACCGGGGCTCGGCCCGCTGCCCGACACCGACGTCACGATCAGCCTGGGCGGGATCGGCGGCCCGTCGGCCGGGCTGATGTTCGCCCTCGGCGTGGTCGACAAGCTGACGCCCGGCGAGCTCACCGGCGGGACGTTCGTCGCGGGGACGGGGTCGATCGGTCCGTCCGGGGCGGTGTCGGCGATCGACGGCGTGCCGTTCAAGATGATCGCCGCCCGCGAGGTCGGGGCCACGGTGTTCCTGGTGCCCGCGGCGAACTGCGAGGAGGCGGTCGCGACCGCCCCCGACGGGCTCACCCTCGTCCGCGTCGACACCCTCGACGACGCCGTCGGCAGCCTGGACGCGCTGCGCGACGGCGCGCCGACTCCCGCCTGCTGA
- a CDS encoding zinc-dependent metalloprotease, whose amino-acid sequence MTDKPPFGFGPSDRDDSDKERDPARGDGPLDPFGFGNLPGMPPGGLPGLGGLPGMGGPGGFDVSQLGQMLTQLGQMLSQAQNSGDGPVNYDLAAQMATQQLAATTSSLTGAQRSAVTDAVKLAELWLDAATGFPAGATETKAWSASEWVTASMPTWKRLVDPVARRMGSAWTDALPEEARAAAGPMMAMLGQMGGLAFGTQLGQGLATLAAEVLTSTDIGIPVGPDRVAALLPENVEKFTKDLDRPASEVLLFLAAREAAHQRLFAHVGWLKERLLRTVEEYAQGITIDTSKIEELARGIDPSNPAAIQEAMGSGMFEPETTPEQKAALARLETLLALIEGWVDAVVADAVGERLPGAEALRETLRRRRASGGPAEQTFATVVGLELRPRRLRAAAELWRLLGEQRGAEGRDALWAHPDLIPSADDLDDPAAFVARDEVGDPIAELEKLADTEAAPDPEDGKDS is encoded by the coding sequence ATGACTGACAAGCCGCCGTTCGGGTTCGGACCCTCCGACCGCGACGACTCGGACAAGGAGCGCGACCCCGCACGCGGTGACGGTCCGCTCGATCCCTTCGGCTTCGGCAACCTCCCCGGGATGCCCCCGGGCGGGCTCCCCGGACTGGGTGGCCTGCCGGGGATGGGCGGTCCGGGCGGGTTCGACGTCAGCCAGCTCGGCCAGATGCTCACCCAGCTCGGGCAGATGCTCAGCCAGGCGCAGAACAGCGGCGACGGCCCCGTCAACTACGACCTCGCCGCCCAGATGGCCACCCAGCAGCTCGCCGCCACCACCTCCTCGCTCACCGGGGCCCAGCGCTCCGCGGTGACCGACGCCGTGAAGCTGGCCGAGCTGTGGCTCGACGCCGCCACGGGGTTCCCGGCCGGCGCCACGGAGACGAAGGCCTGGTCGGCGAGCGAGTGGGTCACCGCGAGCATGCCCACCTGGAAGCGCCTGGTCGACCCGGTCGCGCGCCGGATGGGCAGCGCCTGGACCGACGCGCTGCCCGAGGAGGCGCGCGCCGCGGCCGGCCCCATGATGGCGATGCTCGGCCAGATGGGCGGGCTCGCGTTCGGCACCCAGCTCGGGCAGGGCCTCGCCACCCTCGCCGCCGAGGTGCTGACCTCCACCGACATCGGCATCCCCGTCGGCCCCGACCGCGTGGCCGCGCTGCTGCCGGAGAACGTCGAGAAGTTCACGAAGGACCTGGACCGCCCCGCCAGCGAGGTGCTGCTGTTCCTGGCCGCGCGCGAGGCCGCCCACCAGCGGCTGTTCGCGCACGTCGGCTGGCTCAAGGAGCGGCTGCTGCGCACCGTCGAGGAGTACGCGCAGGGCATCACGATCGACACCTCCAAGATCGAGGAGCTGGCCCGCGGCATCGACCCGTCCAACCCGGCGGCGATCCAGGAGGCCATGGGCTCCGGGATGTTCGAGCCCGAGACCACCCCCGAGCAGAAGGCCGCGCTCGCCCGCCTGGAGACGCTGCTCGCGCTGATCGAGGGCTGGGTCGACGCGGTCGTGGCCGACGCGGTCGGCGAGCGCCTGCCCGGCGCGGAGGCGCTGCGCGAGACGCTGCGCCGCCGACGCGCGTCCGGCGGGCCGGCGGAGCAGACGTTCGCCACGGTCGTCGGGCTGGAGCTGCGACCCCGGCGGCTGCGCGCCGCCGCGGAGCTGTGGCGGCTGCTCGGCGAGCAGCGGGGGGCCGAGGGCCGCGACGCGCTGTGGGCCCACCCCGACCTCATCCCGTCGGCCGACGACCTCGACGACCCCGCGGCGTTCGTCGCCAGGGACGAGGTGGGCGACCCGATCGCGGAGCTGGAGAAGCTGGCCGACACCGAGGCCGCGCCGGACCCCGAGGACGGGAAGGACTCCTAG
- a CDS encoding M48 metallopeptidase family protein encodes MALPAVVEVRRSHRRKRMVSARREGDTVIVFIPGWMSESEERRWVDEMVSRLERSEARRRSPARAGDDALRRRCLDLNRRHLDGLAVPETVRWVPTMRTRWASCTPADRTIRISERLRDAPSWVVDYVLVHELAHLLEPGHDEKFWAWVRRYPRTERAMGYLEGLSAAAGLGLVGTDGDEPEPAPD; translated from the coding sequence ATGGCGTTGCCCGCGGTCGTCGAGGTCCGGCGCAGCCATCGCCGCAAGCGCATGGTCAGTGCGCGGCGCGAGGGCGACACCGTGATCGTGTTCATCCCCGGGTGGATGAGCGAGAGCGAGGAACGCCGCTGGGTCGACGAGATGGTGTCGCGGCTCGAGCGCAGCGAGGCCCGCCGCCGGTCCCCGGCTCGCGCGGGCGACGACGCGCTGCGCCGCCGCTGCCTCGACCTCAACCGCCGCCACCTCGACGGGCTCGCCGTGCCGGAGACCGTCCGCTGGGTGCCCACGATGCGCACCCGCTGGGCGTCGTGCACCCCCGCGGACCGGACGATCCGGATCAGCGAGCGGCTGCGCGACGCGCCGAGCTGGGTGGTCGACTACGTGCTCGTCCACGAGCTGGCGCACCTGCTCGAACCCGGCCACGACGAGAAGTTCTGGGCCTGGGTGCGGCGCTACCCGCGCACCGAGCGCGCGATGGGCTACCTCGAGGGGCTCTCCGCCGCCGCCGGGCTGGGCCTGGTCGGCACCGACGGCGACGAGCCGGAGCCCGCTCCCGACTAG
- a CDS encoding S-adenosylmethionine:tRNA ribosyltransferase-isomerase produces MTRAQPLTRFTAGPSATRPPAVRDGVRLMVAGRGIRHRRFRDLPAALEPGDLLVVNTSDTEPAALPGRRADGRPVLLHVSGPDRGGGLVVELRTPDGHRVTDAVAGEAVALPAGVVAVLRAEVPGAAPGRLWRTALPVEGGVARYLAAVGRPIRYSYVHGRWPIAEYRTVFATPVPGELGSAEMPSAGRPFTPAVLDALRARGVGTAEVVLHTGVSSPEADEVPQPERYRVPAATADAVNAARAAGRRVVAVGTTVTRALETAAGPERTVSAARGWTDLVLGPDRPSRVVDGLVTGWHEPEASHLLLLEAVAGPELVGRAYAASAERPYRWHEFGDSCLLLPPRSVTRRAR; encoded by the coding sequence GTGACCCGGGCGCAGCCGCTGACCCGCTTCACCGCGGGCCCCTCGGCCACCCGGCCGCCCGCGGTGCGCGACGGCGTCCGGCTGATGGTGGCCGGGCGGGGGATCCGGCACCGGCGGTTCCGGGACCTGCCGGCCGCGCTGGAACCGGGTGACCTCCTCGTCGTGAACACCTCCGACACCGAACCCGCGGCGCTGCCGGGCCGGCGGGCGGACGGGCGCCCCGTGCTGCTGCACGTCTCCGGGCCCGACCGCGGCGGCGGGCTCGTCGTCGAGCTCCGCACGCCCGACGGCCACCGCGTCACCGACGCCGTCGCGGGCGAGGCGGTCGCCCTGCCGGCCGGGGTCGTCGCGGTGCTGCGCGCCGAGGTTCCCGGCGCGGCCCCCGGACGGCTGTGGCGGACGGCGCTCCCCGTCGAGGGCGGCGTGGCGCGCTACCTCGCCGCCGTCGGGCGGCCGATCCGGTACTCCTACGTCCACGGGCGGTGGCCGATCGCCGAGTACCGCACGGTCTTCGCGACGCCGGTGCCCGGCGAGCTCGGCAGCGCCGAGATGCCCAGCGCGGGCCGGCCGTTCACCCCGGCGGTGCTCGACGCCCTGCGCGCCCGCGGCGTCGGGACGGCGGAGGTCGTGCTGCACACCGGGGTGTCGTCCCCGGAGGCCGACGAGGTGCCGCAGCCGGAGCGGTACCGGGTGCCCGCGGCCACGGCCGACGCGGTGAACGCCGCGCGCGCAGCGGGGCGGCGGGTCGTCGCCGTCGGCACGACCGTCACGCGCGCGCTGGAGACCGCCGCCGGTCCGGAGCGCACCGTGTCCGCCGCGCGCGGCTGGACCGACCTCGTCCTCGGCCCGGACCGCCCGTCCCGCGTCGTCGACGGTCTCGTCACCGGCTGGCACGAACCGGAGGCGTCGCACCTGCTGCTGCTGGAGGCCGTCGCCGGTCCGGAGCTGGTGGGGCGGGCCTACGCCGCGTCCGCCGAGCGGCCCTACCGGTGGCACGAGTTCGGCGACTCCTGCCTGCTGCTCCCGCCACGGAGCGTCACTCGTCGCGCTCGGTGA
- a CDS encoding RNA-binding S4 domain-containing protein gives MPIDDVPLTGEPIRLGQFLKLAGLAEDGGHARELIEAGEVEVNGRPESRRGAQLRAGDVVAVHGRKARPVL, from the coding sequence ATGCCTATCGACGACGTCCCGCTCACCGGTGAGCCCATCCGCCTGGGCCAGTTCCTCAAGCTCGCCGGGCTGGCGGAGGACGGCGGCCACGCCCGCGAGCTGATCGAGGCGGGCGAGGTCGAGGTGAACGGGCGCCCGGAGAGCAGGCGCGGCGCGCAGCTGCGGGCCGGCGACGTCGTCGCCGTCCACGGGCGCAAGGCCCGTCCGGTGCTCTGA
- a CDS encoding UPF0182 family protein produces MRPPVGAPTLTRRTRILLAVAGVLVLLLLGGSRLINFYIDWLWFGEVGFRGVFTTILFTRIVQFLAGGLLIGGLVALALWIAYRSRPVFVPLSGPEDPIARYRTVIIQRLRLFAIGIPVAIGLIAGLAAQGDWQIVQQFLNSTPFGIADPEFGLDVSFYAFQLPFYRLLLNWLFVGVAISFVVALVTHYIFGGIRLTGRGGQVSGAARAQLAVLAGVFVLLKAVAYWLDRYELLFSDRNPLFNGATYTDLNAVMPAKLILLFISLICAAAFFVAVFRNNLQLPAIATVLLVLSSVLVGAAWPAILQQFVVAPNAQAREAVSIERNIAATRDAYGLTDATVTEVPYSGESEATPAEVRAETATIPNIRILDPAQLTDTFTQLQQRRTFYGFPSTLDIDRYRGTDGTMQDYIVGLRELNTAGLAGNQTDWINQQLVYTHGNGIVVAPANQVNAALDDAGGEGGLPRFTSIDTNNSMSEALPPSLRVEQPRTYYGELIRGYSIVGAPEGAPPVEYDSDTQQFTYDGKGGVPLDNIVNRLAFAAYYGERNILFNNSINENSKIMYVRDPADRVELVAPWLTVDGDPYPSVVDGRITWIVDGYTSLDNYPYAERTQLGEATADTLAGGPGVRPELNREVSYLRNSVKATVDAYDGTVTLYAFDETDPVLQTWMKTFPDTVQPASAISPSLREHVRYPEDLFKVQRDLLTSYHVDNPGEFFSNVSFWEVPSDPTPAGGGAGGLAQPPYYLLAGQPGGQASGDPSFQLTSALVFQNRDILSAYMSASSDPETYGQITLLQLPPDTQELGPQQVQSRFVGTPVVSQELGLLARNGQSSVINGNLLTLPVAGGLLYVEPVYIQRANEDSSYPQLARVLVSYNGRVGFAPDLASALDQVFGAGAAADVPTTPGTAAPDPGTAVPNTGAGATPELAAAAAGIQTAIDNLKAAQQSGDFAAQGTALAALDAAVQQFQAAQAAQPAG; encoded by the coding sequence ATGCGGCCCCCGGTGGGAGCCCCGACGCTCACCCGTCGCACCCGGATCCTGCTCGCCGTCGCGGGCGTGCTGGTCCTGCTGTTGCTCGGTGGATCGCGGCTGATCAACTTCTACATCGACTGGCTGTGGTTCGGCGAGGTCGGGTTCCGGGGCGTGTTCACCACGATCCTGTTCACCCGCATCGTGCAGTTCCTCGCGGGCGGGCTGCTGATCGGCGGCCTGGTGGCGCTGGCCCTGTGGATCGCCTACCGGTCCCGGCCGGTGTTCGTGCCGCTGTCGGGGCCCGAGGACCCGATCGCCCGGTACCGCACCGTGATCATCCAGCGGCTGCGGCTGTTCGCCATCGGCATCCCCGTCGCGATCGGCCTCATCGCCGGCCTCGCGGCGCAGGGCGACTGGCAGATCGTGCAGCAATTCCTCAACTCCACGCCGTTCGGGATCGCCGACCCCGAGTTCGGCCTGGACGTCAGCTTCTACGCGTTCCAGCTCCCCTTCTACCGGCTGCTGCTGAACTGGCTGTTCGTCGGCGTGGCGATCAGCTTCGTGGTCGCGCTCGTCACCCACTACATCTTCGGCGGCATCCGGCTCACCGGCCGCGGCGGCCAGGTCTCCGGTGCCGCGCGCGCCCAGCTCGCCGTGCTCGCGGGCGTGTTCGTGCTGCTCAAGGCCGTCGCCTACTGGCTCGACCGCTACGAGCTGCTGTTCTCCGACCGCAACCCGCTGTTCAACGGCGCCACCTACACCGACCTCAACGCGGTGATGCCGGCCAAGCTGATCCTGCTGTTCATCTCGCTGATCTGCGCGGCCGCGTTCTTCGTCGCGGTGTTCCGCAACAACCTGCAGCTCCCCGCGATCGCCACCGTGCTGCTGGTGCTCTCCAGCGTGCTCGTCGGGGCCGCGTGGCCCGCGATCCTGCAGCAGTTCGTCGTCGCCCCCAACGCCCAGGCGCGGGAGGCGGTGTCGATCGAGCGCAACATCGCCGCCACCCGCGACGCCTACGGGCTCACCGACGCCACGGTCACCGAGGTGCCCTACAGCGGGGAGTCCGAGGCCACCCCGGCCGAGGTGCGCGCGGAGACGGCCACGATCCCGAACATCCGGATCCTGGACCCGGCGCAGCTCACCGACACGTTCACGCAGCTCCAGCAGCGCCGGACGTTCTACGGCTTCCCGTCCACCCTCGACATCGACCGCTACCGCGGCACCGACGGCACGATGCAGGACTACATCGTCGGCCTCCGCGAGCTCAACACCGCGGGCCTCGCGGGCAACCAGACGGACTGGATCAACCAGCAGCTCGTCTACACCCACGGCAACGGCATCGTGGTGGCCCCGGCCAACCAGGTGAACGCCGCGCTCGACGACGCCGGCGGCGAGGGCGGCCTGCCCCGCTTCACCAGCATCGACACCAACAACTCGATGAGCGAGGCCCTGCCGCCCAGCCTGCGGGTCGAGCAGCCCCGCACCTACTACGGCGAGCTGATCCGCGGCTACTCGATCGTCGGAGCCCCCGAGGGCGCCCCGCCGGTGGAGTACGACTCCGACACCCAGCAGTTCACCTACGACGGCAAGGGCGGCGTCCCGCTCGACAACATCGTCAACCGGCTCGCCTTCGCCGCCTACTACGGCGAGCGCAACATCCTCTTCAACAACTCGATCAACGAGAACTCGAAGATCATGTACGTGCGCGACCCGGCCGACCGCGTCGAGCTGGTCGCGCCGTGGCTGACGGTCGACGGCGACCCGTACCCCTCCGTCGTCGACGGGCGGATCACCTGGATCGTCGACGGCTACACCAGCCTCGACAACTACCCCTACGCCGAGCGCACCCAGCTCGGCGAGGCCACCGCCGACACGCTCGCCGGCGGGCCGGGGGTGCGTCCGGAGCTCAACCGCGAGGTCAGCTACCTGCGCAACTCGGTGAAGGCCACCGTCGACGCCTACGACGGCACCGTCACGCTCTACGCGTTCGACGAGACCGACCCGGTCCTGCAGACGTGGATGAAGACCTTTCCCGACACGGTGCAGCCGGCCTCGGCGATCAGCCCGAGCCTGCGCGAGCACGTGCGCTACCCGGAGGACCTGTTCAAGGTCCAGCGCGACCTGCTCACCAGCTACCACGTCGACAACCCCGGCGAGTTCTTCTCGAACGTCTCGTTCTGGGAGGTGCCGTCGGACCCGACGCCGGCTGGTGGTGGCGCGGGTGGGCTCGCGCAGCCGCCGTACTACCTGCTGGCCGGTCAGCCGGGCGGGCAGGCGTCGGGTGACCCGTCGTTCCAGCTCACCAGCGCGCTGGTGTTCCAGAACCGCGACATCCTCTCGGCGTACATGTCGGCGAGCTCGGATCCGGAGACCTACGGCCAGATCACGCTGCTGCAGCTGCCTCCGGACACGCAGGAACTGGGTCCGCAGCAGGTGCAGAGCCGGTTCGTGGGCACACCGGTGGTCAGCCAGGAGCTCGGGCTGCTCGCCCGCAACGGGCAGAGCTCCGTGATCAACGGCAACCTGCTGACGCTGCCGGTGGCCGGGGGCCTGCTCTACGTCGAGCCGGTCTACATCCAGCGCGCCAACGAGGACTCCAGCTACCCACAGCTGGCCCGCGTGCTGGTGAGCTACAACGGCCGCGTCGGGTTCGCCCCCGACCTGGCGTCGGCGCTGGACCAGGTGTTCGGCGCCGGGGCCGCGGCCGACGTGCCGACGACCCCCGGTACCGCCGCCCCGGATCCGGGCACCGCGGTGCCGAACACCGGTGCCGGGGCCACTCCGGAGCTCGCGGCGGCCGCCGCGGGGATCCAGACGGCCATCGACAACCTGAAGGCGGCCCAGCAGAGCGGTGACTTCGCCGCCCAGGGCACGGCGCTGGCCGCCCTCGACGCCGCGGTGCAGCAGTTCCAGGCCGCGCAGGCGGCGCAGCCGGCGGGCTGA